One window from the genome of Cryobacterium sp. GrIS_2_6 encodes:
- a CDS encoding glycoside hydrolase domain-containing protein: MIGRVDPFIGTEVTNLPPQTGLAATWWWPKPQIGNTHPGATYPLGMVSACAYSGAYPTGYGRYDLSLEGIPPLLHERHLASGFAHFQQSGTGAIRKYYNYFRVTPMIEPLDVLGRTWELTDEQAEPGWYSGTLDSGITAELTVGPKSAVHRYTFPAHSKARVVIDFSHGGLSIPYGATIPVRAHLECLEPGVASGEIVVEGAPLSVYIECDNPQWRQMLWYDRRLMPGGTRLDFDHIRPTTLRPFGLMWAGPSEEGQTIELRIGFSLRGVDQAKRNLEADCGTGPAQFTPRRERTQKVWRKKLKGITVRTPSAARQTVFSTALYHALIKPCLAPSESPFWPTDGPFVFDISTMWDIYRTQLPLITALMPERAVELANAMITISEEEGNFPIGYRMARGSDRFSRQASALAHTFLSDLCQLGLPGIDWDWALVHMSDDLRRTYGEEFLVHGEAHPISHTLDLAFGYWCTAKVAGHVGDKALVEQFVALAERWVNAYDPVTGLLKDSTYYEGTRHNYSFRLVQDMAARIALSGGAERFIAQLDEFFGYGAEPVKQLVRGSGPEEVIAGYRLGRFEGLNNEPDMEAPWSYHYVGRPDRTAEIVHNIVHQQFGTGRGGLPGNDDSGGLSSWFVWASLGLFPVAGQNIFLVNAPSFEKSTFSVGKHSFTIRTRGFIEPTPGGPVQYVQAMEFNGEPLGRTWLSGNEFHAGGELVVELGPEPSSWGTTDFPPSTPSSLSPSRASRSTGETP, translated from the coding sequence ATGATCGGTCGCGTTGACCCGTTTATCGGCACCGAGGTTACGAACCTTCCTCCCCAGACCGGCCTCGCCGCCACCTGGTGGTGGCCGAAGCCCCAGATCGGGAACACGCACCCTGGCGCCACCTACCCGCTCGGGATGGTATCGGCCTGCGCGTATTCGGGGGCCTATCCGACGGGGTACGGCCGGTACGACCTCTCGCTCGAGGGCATCCCGCCCCTCCTGCACGAGCGTCACCTCGCTTCGGGATTCGCGCACTTCCAGCAGTCCGGTACCGGCGCCATCCGCAAGTACTACAACTATTTCCGCGTCACACCGATGATCGAACCGCTCGACGTGCTCGGCCGGACGTGGGAGCTGACCGACGAACAGGCCGAGCCGGGCTGGTATTCAGGAACCCTCGACTCCGGCATCACCGCAGAGCTCACCGTCGGGCCGAAGAGTGCGGTGCACCGGTACACCTTTCCCGCACATTCCAAGGCGCGGGTGGTCATCGACTTCTCACACGGTGGCCTGTCGATTCCGTACGGCGCCACGATCCCGGTGCGGGCCCACCTCGAGTGTCTTGAGCCCGGAGTCGCGAGCGGGGAGATCGTGGTAGAAGGCGCCCCTCTGTCGGTGTACATCGAGTGCGACAACCCCCAGTGGCGTCAGATGCTCTGGTACGACAGACGCCTGATGCCCGGCGGGACCCGGCTCGACTTCGACCACATCCGCCCGACGACCTTGCGCCCGTTCGGCCTGATGTGGGCCGGTCCGAGCGAGGAGGGCCAGACGATCGAGCTGCGGATCGGATTCTCCCTGCGGGGCGTCGACCAGGCCAAGCGCAACCTCGAGGCGGATTGCGGAACCGGACCGGCGCAGTTCACGCCCCGCCGCGAGCGCACCCAGAAGGTCTGGCGCAAAAAGCTCAAGGGCATCACGGTCAGGACACCGTCCGCCGCTCGCCAGACGGTGTTCTCGACGGCGCTCTACCACGCCCTGATCAAGCCCTGCCTGGCTCCGTCGGAGAGCCCGTTCTGGCCGACGGACGGACCGTTCGTCTTCGACATCAGTACGATGTGGGACATCTACCGCACCCAGCTTCCCCTGATCACCGCGCTGATGCCGGAACGAGCGGTCGAGCTGGCGAACGCAATGATCACCATCTCGGAGGAGGAGGGCAACTTCCCCATCGGGTACCGGATGGCCCGCGGAAGCGACCGTTTCTCACGGCAGGCGAGTGCTCTCGCCCACACCTTCCTCTCCGACCTGTGCCAGCTCGGCCTCCCCGGCATCGACTGGGACTGGGCCCTCGTGCACATGTCCGACGACCTGCGCCGCACCTACGGCGAGGAGTTCCTGGTCCACGGGGAGGCGCATCCGATCAGCCACACCCTCGACCTCGCATTCGGATACTGGTGCACCGCGAAGGTCGCCGGGCACGTCGGCGACAAGGCCCTCGTCGAGCAGTTCGTCGCCCTCGCTGAGCGCTGGGTGAACGCGTACGACCCGGTCACCGGTCTTCTGAAGGACTCCACGTACTACGAGGGCACCCGGCACAACTACTCGTTCCGGCTGGTGCAGGACATGGCTGCCCGCATCGCCCTGAGCGGAGGGGCCGAGCGGTTCATCGCCCAGCTCGACGAGTTCTTCGGCTACGGCGCCGAGCCCGTGAAGCAGCTCGTCCGGGGCTCCGGCCCGGAGGAAGTCATCGCCGGCTACCGACTTGGCCGATTCGAGGGACTCAACAACGAGCCCGACATGGAAGCGCCGTGGTCGTACCACTACGTAGGCCGGCCGGACCGCACGGCCGAGATCGTGCACAACATCGTGCATCAGCAGTTCGGCACCGGTCGTGGAGGGCTGCCAGGAAACGACGACTCCGGCGGGCTCAGTTCCTGGTTCGTCTGGGCCTCACTCGGGCTGTTCCCGGTTGCCGGCCAGAACATCTTCCTCGTCAATGCGCCCTCCTTCGAGAAGTCGACGTTCTCTGTCGGTAAGCACTCGTTCACCATCCGTACTCGTGGATTCATTGAACCGACACCGGGCGGACCCGTACAGTATGTGCAGGCTATGGAATTCAACGGGGAACCGCTCGGGCGCACCTGGCTCAGTGGAAATGAATTCCACGCCGGTGGCGAACTCGTCGTGGAGTTGGGGCCTGAGCCGAGCAGCTGGGGAACGACGGACTTCCCACCCTCAACGCCATCATCCTTGTCACCATCACGAGCGTCACGATCCACGGGAGAGACACCATGA
- a CDS encoding glycosyltransferase: MNSVENRLVIVVRADPVICGHSVEARNLAETALERGFDEVRIVTWPIDKLQASGLPLKPLDSVLPYSPGIFVDRPAPVGDYKVLDGRHLAGVTGRLIELFTDGVPTVCLSLYLTPHTLAVSDAVRAAWGTGLPVNVTTIAEAVGSDVTNVVRTAVNEGRFGAAAHILSSYLSQDYCVAVSEYTRQLIITEAELVDQHHGTRYAAQCRERITISYPAIDADSYLHLDEGVTDDVLTTRGLERDGYILFLSRLTAAKGVDDLIAGYAISAASQDKILVIAGRGPQSEALRAIAAASPLADRIRFLDDVGDAEKPYLMAGCAAFVLPSKPRPEFVETFGIALAEKMLAGGGPVITTVTGGIGEAVGDHALIIPVEDPQAIAEAIDRAILETTAEERRDWADRAREYAMQFDRRNVFDRMFAPLRDTAEVPHP; encoded by the coding sequence ATGAATTCTGTTGAGAACCGGCTCGTCATCGTCGTCAGGGCCGATCCGGTCATCTGCGGCCACTCCGTCGAAGCGCGTAATCTCGCGGAGACCGCGCTCGAGCGCGGCTTCGACGAGGTGCGCATCGTGACGTGGCCGATCGACAAACTCCAGGCCTCCGGGCTGCCGCTCAAGCCGCTCGATTCCGTGCTGCCGTACAGCCCCGGGATCTTCGTCGACCGGCCCGCACCGGTCGGGGACTACAAAGTGCTCGACGGGCGCCACCTTGCCGGGGTCACCGGCCGGCTGATCGAGCTGTTCACTGACGGGGTGCCGACGGTCTGCCTCTCGCTCTACCTCACGCCGCACACACTCGCGGTCTCCGACGCCGTGCGCGCTGCCTGGGGGACCGGGCTGCCCGTCAACGTGACCACGATCGCGGAAGCCGTGGGTTCGGACGTCACGAATGTCGTGCGCACCGCGGTCAATGAGGGACGATTCGGCGCCGCCGCGCACATCCTGTCGAGCTATCTCAGCCAGGACTATTGCGTCGCCGTTTCCGAGTACACCCGGCAGCTCATCATCACCGAGGCCGAACTCGTCGACCAGCACCACGGCACCCGCTACGCGGCCCAGTGCCGCGAACGGATCACGATCTCCTACCCGGCGATCGACGCCGACTCCTATCTGCACCTCGACGAGGGCGTGACGGACGACGTTCTCACCACCCGCGGCCTCGAACGCGACGGTTACATCCTGTTCCTCTCCCGCCTCACCGCGGCGAAGGGCGTCGACGATCTCATCGCCGGTTACGCGATCAGCGCGGCCAGCCAGGACAAGATCCTCGTGATCGCGGGCCGCGGCCCGCAGTCCGAAGCACTCCGGGCCATCGCGGCGGCCTCACCGCTCGCCGATCGCATCCGGTTCCTCGACGACGTCGGCGATGCGGAGAAGCCGTACCTGATGGCGGGATGCGCCGCCTTCGTTCTTCCGAGCAAGCCGCGGCCGGAGTTCGTGGAGACGTTCGGCATCGCTTTGGCTGAGAAGATGCTGGCCGGCGGCGGTCCCGTGATCACCACCGTCACCGGAGGCATCGGCGAAGCCGTTGGCGACCACGCCCTGATCATCCCCGTCGAGGACCCGCAGGCGATCGCCGAGGCCATCGACCGCGCAATTCTCGAGACCACGGCTGAGGAGCGCAGGGACTGGGCTGACCGTGCGCGCGAGTATGCGATGCAGTTCGACCGTCGCAACGTCTTCGACCGGATGTTCGCCCCGCTGCGCGACACCGCCGAGGTGCCGCACCCGTAG
- a CDS encoding ANTAR domain-containing response regulator translates to MTDQDSTPVPPRRVVVAEDESLIRLDIVEILRDAGFEVVGEAGDGETAVALATELRPDLVIMDVKMPHLDGISAAERITKAHIAPVVLLTAFSQKELVERATEAGALAYVVKPFTPNDLLPAIEIALSRYSQIITLEAEVADLVERFETRKLVDRAKGLLNEKMGLTEPESFRWIQKASMDRRLTMHDVAQAIIEQLSAKK, encoded by the coding sequence GTGACTGACCAAGATTCAACCCCAGTACCTCCTCGCCGTGTTGTCGTGGCCGAGGATGAGTCCCTCATTCGTCTCGACATCGTCGAAATCCTTCGTGACGCCGGATTCGAGGTGGTCGGCGAGGCCGGCGACGGCGAAACCGCTGTCGCCCTGGCGACCGAGCTGCGACCCGACCTGGTGATCATGGACGTCAAGATGCCGCACCTCGACGGCATCTCGGCCGCTGAGCGGATCACCAAGGCGCACATCGCCCCGGTCGTCCTCCTCACCGCGTTCAGCCAGAAGGAACTGGTCGAGCGGGCGACGGAGGCCGGCGCACTCGCATACGTCGTCAAGCCGTTCACCCCGAACGACCTGCTGCCCGCGATCGAAATCGCGTTGTCCCGTTACAGCCAGATCATCACCCTCGAAGCCGAGGTCGCCGACCTGGTCGAGCGCTTCGAAACCCGCAAGCTCGTCGACCGGGCCAAGGGCCTGCTCAACGAGAAGATGGGCCTCACCGAGCCGGAGTCGTTCCGCTGGATCCAGAAGGCGTCGATGGATCGCCGCCTCACGATGCACGACGTAGCCCAGGCGATCATCGAGCAGCTCTCCGCCAAGAAATAG
- a CDS encoding hotdog fold thioesterase — MTQKTEDTLSWVQQRGGGALADKMGIEFLEFSLERAVARMPVFGNTQPAMLLHGGAFVVLGESLGSMSANLHAGPGKLAVGIEINATHTRSATSGWVTGICTPIHLGRTLTTHSIEIEDDQGRRCSTIRITNLITDRPGIA, encoded by the coding sequence ATGACCCAGAAGACCGAAGACACCCTCAGCTGGGTGCAGCAGCGCGGCGGCGGGGCCCTCGCCGACAAGATGGGCATCGAATTCCTCGAGTTCAGCCTCGAGCGGGCGGTGGCACGGATGCCCGTGTTCGGCAATACCCAGCCGGCCATGCTCCTGCACGGGGGCGCCTTCGTGGTGCTCGGCGAGAGCCTCGGGTCGATGTCCGCAAACCTGCACGCAGGACCGGGCAAGCTCGCCGTCGGCATCGAAATCAACGCGACGCACACCCGCTCGGCGACGAGCGGCTGGGTGACCGGGATCTGCACGCCGATCCACCTCGGACGCACCCTGACGACGCACTCGATTGAGATCGAGGACGATCAAGGCAGGCGCTGCTCGACGATCCGGATCACGAACCTGATCACCGACCGCCCCGGCATCGCCTGA
- the polA gene encoding DNA polymerase I yields MSDSEKPTLMIIDGHSLAYRAFHALPVDSFQTRDGQHTNGIHGFISMLLSLLRTENPSHIAVAFDISRASFRTREYPEYKGTRASTPPEFKGQVPLLQEALAAMNITTITKEDFEADDILATLSVRGTAEGYHVFVVSGDRDSIQLVNDNVTLLYPASQGVSALTRYDPARVREKYGIDPAQYPDVAALVGETSDNLIGISKVGEKTAVKWLGLYGSLDGILEHADEIKGVVGNNLREQKENAIRNRRLNRLVTDLDLPVELPDLVRAPISEAAVREIFGRLEFKNLLERVIKLEGGADESGATVVPVERDDVPTAPVAMDLLHEELDAWLTRVIATNPGGLGLQVEVQDGKAIGFGVSGLEESVNLPWQPGRTDYLPFEDWLASDAPKIMHDAKHQLKALRRSGLGFGGLVTDTLVAAWLLRPGGPDKTLADLVTRYLDETLPVADPNQLVPDESESGGVPTEAWYAYRLSAALGALLDPGSQSVLTDIEMPTLLTLVDMELTGVAVSHEELSVLSAQLGERAAEYAAGAFAEIGREVNLGSPKQLQEVLFEQLGMPKTRANKTGYTTDAGALADLQASNPHPFLGLLLQHRDATKLRQIVETLDKAIDATGRIHTTYVQIGTATGRISSADPNLQNIPVRTEEGRRIRAAFHSRPGAECLLTADYSQIEMRIMAHLSEDAGLIEAFNAGEDLHRFVGASVFGVTPEEVTNEMRSKVKAMSYGLAYGLSAFGLSKQLRIDQKEARQLITDYFARFGAVRDYLRHVVEQAKVDGYTATIFGRRRPFPELHSSNRVLRENAERAALNAPIQGSAADIMKIAMNNIAEDMLEEGLESQMMLQVHDELIFEVAPGEWDALRTVVTHRMETAAALLVPLDVQVGRGANWDAAAH; encoded by the coding sequence GTGTCGGATTCCGAAAAGCCTACCCTGATGATCATCGACGGCCATTCACTGGCCTACCGGGCGTTCCATGCGCTCCCGGTCGACAGTTTCCAGACCCGGGACGGCCAGCACACCAACGGCATCCACGGGTTCATTTCGATGCTGCTGAGCCTGCTGCGCACCGAGAACCCCTCGCACATCGCCGTCGCTTTCGATATCTCGCGAGCCTCCTTCCGCACCCGCGAATACCCCGAATACAAGGGAACCCGGGCGAGCACCCCTCCGGAATTCAAAGGTCAGGTGCCGCTCCTGCAGGAGGCCCTCGCGGCCATGAACATCACGACCATCACGAAGGAAGACTTCGAGGCGGACGACATCCTCGCGACCCTGTCCGTCCGCGGAACCGCGGAGGGCTACCACGTCTTCGTCGTCTCCGGCGACCGGGATTCGATCCAGCTCGTCAACGACAACGTGACCCTGCTCTACCCGGCGAGCCAGGGCGTCTCGGCGCTCACCCGGTACGACCCGGCACGTGTGCGCGAGAAATACGGCATCGATCCGGCCCAGTATCCCGATGTCGCGGCCCTCGTCGGCGAGACGAGCGACAACCTGATCGGCATCAGCAAGGTCGGCGAGAAGACCGCCGTCAAGTGGCTCGGCCTCTACGGCAGCCTTGACGGCATCCTCGAACACGCGGACGAGATCAAGGGTGTCGTCGGCAACAACCTGCGCGAGCAGAAGGAGAACGCGATCCGCAATCGCCGCCTCAACCGGCTCGTGACCGACCTCGACCTCCCCGTCGAACTGCCCGACCTCGTCCGCGCCCCGATCAGCGAAGCCGCCGTGCGGGAGATCTTCGGTCGCCTCGAGTTCAAGAACCTGCTCGAGCGCGTGATCAAGCTCGAGGGCGGCGCGGACGAGTCAGGCGCGACCGTGGTGCCGGTCGAGCGCGATGATGTGCCCACCGCGCCGGTCGCCATGGACCTCCTCCACGAGGAGCTGGACGCCTGGCTCACCCGGGTTATCGCGACCAATCCGGGCGGACTCGGCCTCCAGGTCGAGGTGCAGGACGGCAAGGCGATCGGCTTCGGGGTGTCCGGGCTCGAGGAGTCCGTGAATCTTCCGTGGCAGCCGGGACGCACGGATTACCTGCCCTTCGAGGACTGGCTCGCGAGCGACGCTCCCAAGATCATGCACGACGCCAAGCACCAGCTCAAGGCCCTGCGCCGCAGCGGCCTCGGCTTTGGTGGGCTCGTCACCGACACCCTCGTAGCCGCCTGGCTGCTGCGCCCGGGCGGGCCCGACAAGACCCTCGCCGACCTCGTCACCCGCTACCTCGACGAGACGCTCCCGGTCGCGGATCCCAACCAGCTGGTGCCGGACGAGTCGGAGTCGGGCGGCGTGCCCACCGAGGCCTGGTACGCATACCGGCTTTCGGCCGCGCTCGGGGCCTTGCTCGACCCGGGATCCCAGTCCGTGCTGACCGACATTGAGATGCCGACCCTGCTGACGCTCGTCGACATGGAACTCACCGGCGTCGCCGTGTCACACGAGGAGCTGTCCGTCCTGTCGGCCCAGCTCGGCGAGAGGGCGGCGGAGTACGCGGCGGGAGCGTTCGCCGAGATCGGCCGCGAGGTCAACCTCGGCTCGCCCAAGCAACTCCAGGAGGTCCTGTTCGAGCAGCTGGGCATGCCGAAGACCCGCGCGAACAAGACCGGATACACGACGGATGCCGGCGCCCTCGCCGATCTTCAGGCGAGCAACCCGCATCCCTTCCTCGGTCTCCTCCTGCAGCACAGGGACGCGACCAAGCTCCGCCAGATCGTCGAGACCCTTGACAAGGCGATCGACGCGACCGGGCGCATCCACACCACCTACGTGCAGATCGGCACTGCCACAGGCCGGATCTCCTCGGCCGATCCGAACCTTCAGAACATCCCCGTGCGCACCGAGGAAGGCCGGCGGATCCGGGCAGCCTTCCACTCCCGCCCGGGCGCCGAGTGCCTGCTGACGGCCGACTACTCCCAGATCGAGATGCGCATCATGGCGCACCTCTCCGAGGACGCCGGGCTGATCGAGGCCTTCAACGCCGGAGAAGACCTGCACCGCTTCGTCGGCGCATCCGTCTTCGGGGTCACGCCGGAGGAGGTCACGAACGAGATGCGCAGCAAGGTCAAGGCCATGTCCTACGGTCTCGCGTATGGGCTGAGTGCATTCGGTCTCTCCAAGCAGCTCCGGATCGACCAGAAGGAAGCCCGTCAGCTCATCACGGACTACTTCGCCCGGTTCGGCGCTGTGCGCGACTACCTGCGGCACGTCGTCGAACAGGCCAAGGTCGACGGGTATACCGCGACGATCTTCGGGCGCCGCCGCCCGTTCCCCGAACTGCACAGTTCCAACCGCGTGCTCAGGGAGAACGCGGAGCGGGCTGCGCTCAACGCGCCGATCCAGGGCTCGGCCGCCGACATCATGAAGATCGCAATGAACAACATCGCGGAGGACATGCTCGAGGAAGGCCTCGAGTCCCAGATGATGCTCCAGGTGCACGACGAATTGATCTTCGAGGTCGCCCCCGGCGAGTGGGACGCTCTCCGCACCGTCGTCACGCACCGGATGGAGACCGCCGCTGCGCTGCTCGTGCCCCTGGACGTGCAGGTCGGCAGGGGCGCGAACTGGGACGCTGCGGCGCACTGA
- a CDS encoding DUF885 domain-containing protein — protein sequence MSQDTVRTPTEIDAIAEDWVDTLVDLDPTIGTYIGRSVGADRYGDYSPAGLERHRLASLATIRRLDAAVVVDAVDEVTRTDLRSELALGVESADAGLPLRDLNNLASPAQDIRAAFDLMPTETVEDWRTISTRLGAVPEAVAGYIETLRLGIREGIMPAKRQVREVAVQARRHAAKTGFFATLAAEASPVTGSLPASLATDLGSGARAAAAAYSALAAFLGDELERSAPEADAVGREIYALQSRRFLGAAVDLDETYEWGIEELARMVAEQEGIARQILPGASVQEAIAHLDADQSRTLHGTAALQRWMQETSDRAVAELSVSHFDIPQEIRALECLIAPTQDGGVYYTGPSDDFSRPGRMWWSVPAGVTEFSTWRELSTVYHEGVPGHHLQIGQAVHNRGILNTWRRHLAGTSGHAEGWALYAERLMSELGYLDDPADRLGMLDGQRMRAARVVIDIGVHLGKTLPDGSGAWTAEHAFDFFRRNANVDESTVQFEVNRYLGWPGQAPSYKIGQRIWEELRDASKAREGAAFSIKDFHRRALDLGGVGLDTLRAALLS from the coding sequence ATGAGCCAAGACACCGTGCGTACGCCCACAGAGATTGATGCGATCGCCGAAGACTGGGTCGATACCCTCGTCGACCTCGATCCCACGATCGGCACCTACATCGGCCGCAGCGTGGGCGCCGACCGGTATGGCGACTACTCTCCGGCGGGCCTGGAACGGCACCGCCTCGCGTCTCTTGCCACGATCAGGCGCCTCGATGCCGCCGTCGTCGTCGACGCGGTCGACGAGGTCACCCGCACGGATCTGCGCAGCGAACTCGCCCTCGGCGTCGAGAGCGCCGATGCGGGCCTGCCGCTTCGGGACCTGAACAATCTCGCCTCGCCCGCGCAGGACATCCGCGCGGCCTTCGACCTGATGCCGACGGAAACCGTCGAGGACTGGCGCACCATCTCCACGCGGCTCGGCGCCGTGCCCGAGGCCGTCGCGGGTTACATCGAGACCCTGCGCCTCGGCATCCGCGAAGGCATCATGCCCGCGAAGCGCCAGGTGCGCGAGGTCGCAGTTCAGGCACGTCGGCACGCGGCGAAGACGGGCTTCTTCGCCACGCTCGCCGCGGAGGCGAGTCCCGTGACGGGCAGCCTGCCCGCGAGTCTCGCGACCGACCTCGGGTCCGGCGCCCGCGCCGCCGCCGCCGCATACTCCGCGCTGGCCGCCTTCCTCGGCGACGAGCTCGAACGGTCCGCGCCAGAGGCGGATGCGGTCGGCCGGGAGATCTATGCGCTCCAGTCCCGCCGGTTCCTCGGTGCCGCCGTCGACCTCGACGAAACTTACGAGTGGGGGATCGAGGAACTCGCCAGGATGGTCGCGGAGCAGGAGGGTATCGCCAGGCAGATTCTCCCGGGAGCGAGCGTGCAGGAGGCCATCGCCCACCTCGACGCCGACCAGAGCCGCACCCTGCACGGCACGGCGGCCTTGCAACGCTGGATGCAGGAGACGAGCGACCGCGCCGTCGCCGAACTGTCGGTCAGTCACTTCGACATCCCCCAGGAGATCCGCGCGCTCGAGTGCCTGATCGCCCCGACGCAGGACGGCGGCGTGTACTACACCGGGCCGAGCGACGACTTCTCCAGGCCGGGCCGGATGTGGTGGTCGGTTCCGGCAGGCGTCACCGAGTTCTCCACCTGGCGCGAACTGTCGACCGTCTATCACGAGGGTGTTCCGGGTCACCACCTGCAGATCGGACAGGCGGTGCACAACCGCGGCATCCTGAACACCTGGCGTCGCCATCTCGCAGGCACGTCAGGGCACGCAGAGGGCTGGGCGCTCTACGCCGAACGCCTGATGAGCGAGCTCGGCTACCTCGACGACCCGGCCGACCGTCTCGGCATGCTCGACGGCCAGCGGATGCGCGCCGCCCGCGTCGTGATCGACATCGGCGTGCACCTCGGCAAGACCCTGCCGGATGGAAGCGGCGCCTGGACGGCCGAGCATGCCTTCGACTTCTTCCGCCGCAACGCGAACGTCGACGAGAGCACGGTGCAGTTCGAAGTCAACCGGTACCTCGGCTGGCCGGGACAGGCGCCCTCGTACAAGATCGGCCAGCGCATCTGGGAGGAACTCCGCGACGCCAGCAAGGCCAGGGAGGGTGCGGCGTTCTCGATCAAGGATTTCCACAGGCGAGCCCTCGACCTCGGCGGCGTCGGCCTCGACACCCTCCGCGCGGCGCTGCTGTCCTGA
- the rpsA gene encoding 30S ribosomal protein S1 has product MTIATTDRAPKQVAINDIGSAEDFLAAVEKTLKFFNDGDLIEGIVVKIDRDEVLLDVGYKTEGVIPSRELSIKHDVDPSEVVKVGDLVEALVLQKEDKEGRLILSKKRAQYERAWGDVEKIKESDGVVTGSVIEVVKGGLIVDIGLRGFLPASLIELRRVRDLTPYLGQEIEAKILELDKNRNNVVLSRRALLEQTQSESRTTFLNNLQKGQVRKGVVSSIVNFGAFVDLGGVDGLVHVSELSWKHIEHASEVVEVGQEVTVEILEVDLERERVSLSLKATQEDPWQVFARTHAIGQVAPGKVTKLVPFGAFVRVAEGIEGLVHISELSGKHVELAEQVVSVGDEVFVKVIDIDLERRRISLSLKQANEGVDPEGTEFDPALYGMLTEYDDQGNYKYPEGFDPETNEWREGFENQREKWEQDYAAAQARWEAHKKQVASANDEIIAVGDVPSAAGNSFSSETAGAGTLADDEALAALREKLSSNN; this is encoded by the coding sequence ATGACAATCGCAACGACCGATAGGGCACCTAAGCAGGTCGCCATCAACGACATTGGATCTGCTGAAGACTTTCTTGCCGCGGTCGAAAAGACTCTGAAATTCTTCAACGACGGAGACCTCATCGAGGGCATCGTTGTGAAGATCGACCGCGACGAGGTCCTCCTCGACGTGGGTTACAAGACCGAGGGCGTCATTCCCTCCCGCGAACTTTCCATCAAGCACGACGTTGACCCTTCCGAGGTTGTCAAGGTCGGCGACCTGGTCGAGGCCCTTGTTCTCCAGAAGGAAGACAAAGAAGGCCGCCTCATCCTCTCGAAGAAGCGCGCCCAGTACGAACGTGCGTGGGGCGACGTCGAGAAGATCAAGGAATCCGATGGCGTTGTCACCGGTTCGGTCATCGAGGTCGTCAAGGGCGGGCTCATCGTCGACATCGGCCTCCGTGGCTTCCTGCCGGCCTCGCTCATCGAGCTTCGCCGCGTTCGCGACCTGACCCCGTACCTGGGCCAGGAGATCGAAGCGAAGATCCTCGAGCTCGACAAGAACCGCAACAACGTTGTGCTGTCCCGTCGTGCCCTGCTCGAGCAGACGCAGTCCGAGAGCCGCACCACGTTCCTCAACAACCTCCAGAAGGGACAGGTCCGCAAGGGCGTCGTCTCCTCGATCGTCAACTTCGGTGCGTTCGTCGACCTTGGTGGCGTTGACGGCCTGGTTCACGTCTCCGAACTCAGCTGGAAGCACATCGAGCACGCCAGCGAGGTTGTCGAGGTCGGCCAGGAAGTCACCGTCGAGATCCTCGAGGTCGACCTCGAGCGCGAGCGCGTGTCGCTGTCGCTCAAGGCCACCCAGGAAGACCCGTGGCAGGTCTTCGCCCGCACCCACGCCATCGGCCAGGTTGCACCGGGCAAGGTCACCAAGCTCGTCCCCTTCGGCGCGTTCGTTCGCGTTGCAGAGGGCATCGAGGGCCTGGTCCACATCAGCGAACTCTCCGGCAAGCACGTCGAGCTCGCTGAGCAGGTCGTTTCGGTCGGCGACGAGGTCTTCGTCAAGGTCATCGACATCGACCTCGAGCGTCGCCGCATCTCGCTGAGCCTCAAGCAGGCCAACGAGGGTGTCGACCCCGAGGGCACCGAGTTCGACCCGGCGCTCTACGGAATGCTCACCGAGTACGACGACCAGGGCAACTACAAGTACCCCGAGGGCTTCGACCCGGAGACCAACGAGTGGCGCGAAGGCTTCGAAAACCAGCGCGAGAAGTGGGAGCAGGACTACGCTGCAGCCCAGGCTCGCTGGGAAGCACACAAGAAGCAGGTCGCGTCCGCGAACGACGAGATCATCGCTGTCGGCGACGTTCCCTCCGCAGCTGGCAACTCGTTCTCGAGCGAGACGGCCGGAGCCGGAACGCTTGCTGACGACGAGGCACTCGCCGCGCTGCGCGAGAAGCTCAGCAGCAACAACTAG